The sequence below is a genomic window from Anaerolineales bacterium.
CTTTGCCTTGAGCTGGTTCCTGCTCAGCCTGCTGCGCTCCCCCGAGCTTGCCGAAGTGCTCGCCGAGCAGAACCAGCCTTCGATGGCGCCCTTTTTGGAAAGCGTGCCCGTCCTGATCCTGGCCGGCGCCTTTGCGGGGATCCTGATCACCAGCTTTGGCGTCCTGCTTTCGGCCCTATATCTCTCCGGCGATTTGGATTTCCTGCTCTCGGCGCCGGTGCCGATCCGGGCCGTGTTCGTGGCCAAGCAGCTGCAGGCGATCCTGCCCAACTTCGGCTTCATCGCCCTGTTCGGCCTGCCGATCCTTTTCGGACTCGGCGCGGCGGGAGGCTACAACTTCCTCTATTATCCGTTGGCGGTGATCGTCCTGGCGCTGCTGGCGTTGGCCGCGGCGGGGATCGGCAGCCTGCTGGTGATGGGCGTATGCCGGATCTTCCCCGCCCGGCGGGTGGCCGAAATCCTCGGCGCGATCGGCGCGACGTTCTCGATCCTGTGCTCGCAATCCGGCAACTTCGTGAACGCCATGAACCTGGAGGAGCAAAACCTCGGCCCGCAGCAGATCCCGATCGGCGCCATCACCCGCTTCAATTCCCCTTGGATCCCGCTTTCCTGGGCCGGGCGCGGATTGGTCGATCTCGGCGAAGGACGTTGGCTGGGCGCGGCCCTGTTCCTGGGGCTGACCATCACGCTGACCGTCGGCCTGTTCCTGCTTTCGCTGGCCGCCGCCGAGCGGCTGTATTACAGCGGTTGGGCGAGCATGCAGGCCGGCGGCCGCAAGAAGCGCGCGGCGAAAGCCCGTTCCCCTCAAGCGGGGAAGGCGCCCTCCGCCCCGGCAAAGGCCGGCGCCGCCGCATCCTTCCTGGCGGAATTTATCCCGCAGCCCGTGCTGGGAATCTTTCAGAAGGATTTTCTCACCCTGCGCCGCGATCCGCGCAACATGGGCCAGCTGATCACCCCGATCATCGTCGCCGTCGTCTACATGTTCGTCATCTTCCGCCCCGGCAGCCCGGCGCTGGAAGGCCAAGGCGAAGCTCCAGCGTGGTTCATGCAATTAATCGAAACCGCGATGTATTACGGGAACGCCGCGATTGCGCTGTTCGTGGGCTGGTCGCTGATCTCGCGGTTGGGGATGATGGGATTTTCCCAGGAGGGCCGAAATTACTGGATGCTGAAGACGGCGCCGGTGGGGGCCGCCGTGCTGCTCGGCGCGAAGTTCCTGGTAGCCTATCTGCCCGGCTTGGTCCTCGGCGTGCTGACGATGGCGGTGATCACGCTCGTGCGCGGCGGATCGATCCCGCTGCTGCTGTTCGGCCTGGCGGTGGTGGCGCTGGCGGACACCGGAGCGGCCGGAATCAACGTGGCCTTCGGCGTAACCGGCGCGAACCTGACCTGGGAAGATCCGCGCCGGATGAACGCCGGCTGGTCAGGCTGTTTCGGGATGCTGTTCAGTTTTCTGTACCTGGGAATCGTTGCGGCATTGTACTTCGGGCCGCCCCTTCTGCTTTCGGCCTTCGGCCTGCCCGATTTGGTCGGCTATGCGGCAGGCATCCTGTTGGGAGGCGCCTTTAGCCTGGGATGCACTGTTATTCCTCTGCGGTTGGTCGCCGGCCGTGTGGCGCGGATCGGGAACACCTGATCGGATATCGGGACGTTAAAAGGGGGGAGAGTTACTAAGTAGCCCCAACGCTTCTTACGGGCGCTGGGAACCCCCCGGCCGATATCGCGGTCGGCCGGCGCTGAATCCCCGCGCCTTTTAAACACCCCGGCAGAGCCCCATCCGCTCGCGGCCTTTGCGATATACTCGACCAATCCCGAAGGAAATTCCTTCGCCGTCCGCTCAACGGGAGGTGCGATGAAACCCGCCTTGCTCGTCATCGACGTGCAGAAAAAGTTTTTCGGTGGCAATGCCCGCCTCGCCGAGGAACTGCGCGAAGCTTCGGAATACATCAACGCCGCGATCGACCTGTTCCGCAAGAAGGGCTTTCCGGTGGTCTGCATTCAGCACACGGACCCGGACAACGATCTGGTTGCCGGCCAGCCCGGCTTCGACGTCCCGGAGATTCTGAAAATCCTTCCTGGCGATTTGCACATCCACAAGACGTACAGCAACTCCTTCACCAAAACGGGGCTGGCGGAAAAGCTGCGCGGACTCGGCGCGGACACGATCGTCGTGACCGGATTCGCGGCGGAATACTGCGTCCTGGCCGCCGCCCGCGGCGCGGAGGATCACGACTTCACCGCGGTAATCCTGCGCGATTCGATCATCGGCGGCAGGCCGGGCAACGCCAAACTGATCGAAAGCATCTGCAACATCGTCTCGTACGATGCGCTGGAAAAATTCTTAGAATAGCGATTCCGGCGGATGCGTTCAGTCGGACCGAGTAAAGCCGCGTCGGCCGCCCGCCGGTTGTTCCCCGGCAAGGAACGCCGTGAACGTCACCATCGGCACGGTCGGTTCGCGCGGCGACATCCAGCCGCTCCTGGCGTTGGCGCTGGGCCTGCAGCGGGCCGGGCATCGCGTGCGGCTGGTCGCCCAGCGCGATCTGGAGGATTGGATCCGGCCGTACGGCGCGGCCGTGCACCCCATGCAATTCAGCGTCCGGGAATTCATGAGCCGGCCGGACGTCGTCGCGCTCTTCAAGAGCCGCAACATGCCGCGGCAGCTCCGGACGATCCGGCGCGTCCTGGACACGCTGGTCGGCGGGGTTCTCGACGAAACGCTGCAGGCGGCGCAGGGCGCGGACTTCCTGATTCTGCCGATCACCGAGTGCGGCGGGGTGGACATCGCGACGCAAGGCAGGATCCCGATGGCCTACGCCTCCCTGCAGCCGATGTATCCCCCCACCCGGGCCTTCCCGTCGTTCTTCCTTCCGCTCCGGTTTTCTTCCAACGCCCGGATCAACCGCCTGACATATTCCGCCTTTCTGCGCATGGCCTGGCCCTTTCTCGGCGGATCGTTCAACCGCTGGCGCGCCGACCGCTTCGGCCTTCCGCCGTGGCGCACGATGCGGGAGATGCTGGAAGCCCGCCGCGGATTCGGAACGCCGTGGCTGTTTGCCTTCAGCCCTTCGGTGGTCCCGAAGCCGCCGGATTGGGAGGATTTCCACCACATCACGGGGTATTGGTTTTTGGATGCTCTCCGGATTGGAGGCCGCCGGACGGGCTTGTGCGATTTCTCGAAAGCGGTCCGCCGCCGGTGTATATCGGCTTCGGGAGCATGCGCGACAAGGATCCGGAGGGCCAGGCACGAACGGCGCTGCGCGCGCTCGGCCTCGCCGGGCAGCGGGGCGTGGTCTCCACCGGCTGGGGCGGGATCGCCCGGCTGGAAACCGGCGCCGAAGTTTTCTTCGTCGACGACGTTCCGCACGGCTGGCTTTTTCCGCGCATGGCCGCCGTTGTGCATCACGGCGGCGCGGGCACCACCGGCGCGGTTTTTCGTTCCGGCGCGCCGAGTCTGATCACGCCGTTTGCGGCCGACCAGTATGCCTGGGCGGAGCGGGCGGTGAGCTTGGGAGTCGGACCGCGGATGCCGGACGTGAAAAACCTTTCGGCTGAAAAATTAGCGCGGGCCGTCGCCGCCGCGGTGAACGACGCGGGGATGCGCGCCAATGCCGCCGCGCTCGGGGAACGCATCCGCGCCGAGGACGGCATTGCATGCGCGGTCGAGATCATCGAACGCCATGCGAGGCAATTCCGGCAACGGGGTTGACTATCGCCGCGATTCCCGACTCGTCCGATCCGGGCGATACGCGGAACGGCAGGCAGGCGATCCCGCTTAGGGAAGGGCGGCGGAAAATCGCCGCCGACAGTAGAATTCTTCGGCGGCATGGCGATGAGGTTCCGCCGATTCCGCGTTTCGGCGGGACCGACACAGCAATCCGCTAATTGAGGATGAACCGCGAAGGCAAGAGAGCGCTTCGTCGACCCGGCCGCGCCGGGTCGACGCGCGAAGACGAACACACACAAAAAAAAACGGGAGATACCACCATGGCTGCTTCACCGTTGCAAGGCAAGACCGCGCTGGTCACCGGCGCCTCGAGCGGCTTGGGCGCGGATTTCGCGCGCGAGCTGGCGGACCGGGGCTGCAACCTGATCCTGGCCGCCCGGCGGGCGGACAAGCTGGAAGCGCTGCGGGATGAAATCCGCGGCCGGAACGGCGTGCGGGCGGAGACTGCCGTGACGGATCTTTCCGCCCCCGACGCGCCGCAGGAACTGTACGACCGGATCCGGTCGGAGAACCTGACCGTGGACGTGCTGGTCAACAACGCCGGATACGCCTTGTACGGGGAATTCCGGTCGGCGGACTGGGCCGTTTGCCGCCGGATGCTCGAGCTCGACGTCGTTGCGCTGACCCACCTGACGCGCCTGTTCGCCGCCGACATGGCGGAGCGCCGCTTCGGATACATTCTGAAGGTGGCCTCGAACGGCGCCTTCCAGCCTACGCCGCTATACGCCGCCTACTGCGCCGCCAAATCCTACGTGCTCTACTTCGGCGAAGCGCTGCACCACGAGCTGCGCCCGCACGGCGTGGGCGTGACGGTCCTCTGCCCGGGTCCGACGCGCACCGAATTCTTCGAGGTCGCCGGCCAATCGCTGACGCTGTACCAGCGCCTGACGATGATGAACAGCCCCGACGTGGCGCGGATCGGGATCCGGGCGATGCTCCGCAAACGCTCGTGCGTCGTGGCCGGGCCGCTCAACGCGGCGGTGGCCGGGCTGGCGCCGCTCCTGCCGCGCCAGTTCATGGCCGGCATGGCGGCCAGGCTGATGCGCTGAACCTCCCCGCCGGCGGCGCGCCGTCCGGGGTTGTCTCCGGATCGTCATGCCCGCGCCTGCCCTCGCGGAGCGGGGGTGTTCGTAGCGGGCATCCAGCCTTGGAAACCCTGGATTCCCGCCAAACCAACCCCCGGCGAAGAACGCGCCGAGGGCCGGCGCGGGAATGACGATCTGTCTCCGCCAAGGAGTTTTCCACAAATACCATTGATTCACTTTATAGACGGACCCGGATAAGAGGGTGAGGGGTGAAAAGGAAGCCCGACGAAGCGATCCTGCGCTATTTTGAAGCAGGAGATTGCTTCGTCGGGCCGGAGAAACGCCGCCTCCCGGCCCTCCTCATAATGACAACATTCTTCGTCCCTTTCGCCGGCCTTTCTCGTCTTTCCTCCACCGCCTCCGGCACCGATAATTTTTGCGCCCCGGTTTATAATAGCTCCGCAATCCATTCCGCAGGCTTCCAGTAAACCGCCGCAGTTAAGAAAGGATCCGCCCATGCCCACCCCCTGGCAGCAGCGCTTCGCCCAGAACGCCAAGTCCACCCAATCCTCCGCCATCCGCGAACTGTTCAAGGTCACCGCCAATCCGGAGGTGATCTCCTTCGGCGGCGGCCTGCCGGCGCCGGAGGTCTTTCCGATCGAAGAATTCAAAACCGCCTGTGAAAAAGTCCTCACGGCCGACGGGCCGAAGGCGCTGCAGTACAGCAACTCCGAGGGGTATGCCCCGCTGCGCGAAATGATCGCCCGCCAGATGGACGCCTTCGGCTTGAAGCTGACCACGGAAAACATTCTGATCACAACCGGCACCCAGCAGTCGATCGACCTGATCAGCAAGATGCTGATCAACAATGCCGAGCGCATCTTGGTGGAGGATCCGACGTTCCTCGGGGCGCTGCAGGTGTTCAGCGTCTTCGGCGCGCGCTACATCGCCGTCCCGATCGACGCCGACGGCATTCAAACCGAGCTCCTGCCGGAGGCCTTCCGCGCCGGCCCGCGGTTCATGTACATCATCCCCACCTTCCAGAATCCGGGCGGGGTGACCCTCTCGCTGAAGCGGCGCGAGACTCTGATCGCGCTCTCGGACCAATACGGGATCCCGATCCTCGAGGACGATCCCTACTGCGCGCTGCGCTTCGAAGGCGAAACGCTTCCCCCGCTGATCGCCTTGGACGCCAAACGACTGGGGACCGCCGACGGCTATCCGGCTGGGAACGTGATGTACTGCGGATCGTTCTCGAAGACCCTGGCGCCGGGCTTGCGCCTGGCCTGGATCGCCGCCCCGCCCGAGGCGATCGCCAAGCTGGTCCAAATCAAGCAGGGCGCCGACCTGCATACGCCGATCTTCGTCCAGATGGCGGCTTACGAGTGCCTGCGCGACGGCTTCCTCGAGCGCCACATCCAGAAAATCCGCGATGTCTACCGCGATCGGCGGAACGTGATGCTTGCGGCGATGGAGCAGCATTTCCCGAAGGGCATGGAATGGACCCGCCCGGAGGGGGGCCTGTTCCTCTGGGCCAAGCTGCCGGAGGGCATGGCCAGCATCGAGCTTCTGCGGACGGCGATCAAGATGAACGTCGCGTTCGTTCCAGGCAACAGCTTCTTCTCCGTCGACGACAAAGCGGGCGAACGCTATTTCCGACTGAATTTCTCCAATATGAAGCCGGAACGGATCCAGGAAGGGATCCAACGGCTTGGCGGGGCGATCAGCGAAGCGATGAAATCCTAAATCCGGGAATTGGCGCCACGAAAAAGGTTTGATACAATTATCCCCTATCTTCCAACCGGACTGATTTGTGGCTTGATGGCCCGATTAGAATTCTTTTTCCTGTTTATCGACCCGGCAAGTCAAACGACTTGTCGGGTCTGATTTGTTCCCTCCAAGCGCCCTCCGCATCCCTATTCCGCCTCGGCATCATCCGGCCGCCCTTGCGGGCGATTCCAGTTTTTCCGGCCCGGTTTCGGCCGGCTCTCCAGACACCAAGTTACAAGCATTCGGGATTCCCCCTTCCCCGTTCCAGGGGTGGGGATTCTGACCACCTTCGGAGGAGAATATGTCATCCAAGCGCATTGTGAAACTCATTCCAATCTGCATCCTCGCCTTGGCCGTCCTCGGCGGATGCGGCGCGGCAGGCTCGAAGGAAGGAAGCGTCTATAAAATCGGCTTCAGTTCGGCCGCCACCGGCAACTACGCCTCGCTCGGACTGCCCGAGGCCAAGACCGCCGAAATGATTCAAAAGCAGATCAACGACCAGGGCGGAATCACCGGTCCGGACGGAGTCAAGCACGAGGTGGAAATCATCATCCTCGACGACGCGAACGAAGCCGACAAGGCGGTCTCGAACGTCACCCGCCTGATCACCGAGGACGAGGTCATCGCGGTCGTTTCTTCCACCGGCAGCGGCACGAGCGTCGCCCAGATCCCGGTCTGCGAGGAAAACGAGACCCCGTGCGTCTCGATGGCCTCCGCCGCGACGATCACCACCAATCCCGATACCGGCGCGGAATATAAATGGATGTTCAAGACGCCGCAGACCAACGGGCACGCCGGCGAATGGCAGGCCGCCTACCTGAAGGCCAAGGGCGTGAAGAACATCTGCATCCTTTCCACCAACGACGGCTATGGGAAAGACTGCCTGGCCAATTACAAGGCGACCGCCGAAGCCGCGGGCTTGACGGTGGTCTATGAAGGCAACTACGCGGCGACCGACACCGAATTTTCCGCGCAGATGGCCGGCGTGCAGGCCAGCGGCTGCGAAGCGGTGGAAATCGGCTCCACCCCGCCGGTGGCGTCGCTTGCGACCATCGCCGTCCGCAACGCCCTGCCCGACCTGCCGGTCACCCTCGGCCACGGCGTGTGCAACCAGTCCTACATCACCACCGCCGGACAGGCGGCCGACGGCGCGGTGTTCCCCTGCGGCAAGGTCACCGTCGTCGACCAACTGCCCGACAGCGATCCGCAGAAGGCGGTGCTGACGAAATACATCGCCGACTACACCGAATTCACCGGCGGCGAAGCCGTCAGCACCTTCGGCGGCCACGGCTGGGACGCGCTGGAAATGATCGTCGACGCCCTGGAAAGCTTGAAGGACGGGATGTCGCTGAAGGACCAGCGGGCGGCCGTGCGCGACTACCTGGAAAACAAGGTTGTCGATTGGCCGGGCATCAGCGGGACCTTCACCATGAGCCCCTCGGATCACACCGGCCTGACCAAGGAATCGCTGCTGTTCGTGACGGTCCGGGACGGCAAGTGGGTCGCGTTCCCCGAAGCGGATTGGTAAACCCGTCCGCCACCGGATTCACACTCCTGCCTCCAAACCTGACCTGTCAGGTCCCGAGGACCTGGCAGGTCAGGTCCGTCCCCTCGCCCGGACCAGGGGATGACCACATCGAGAAACGCCGGAAGTGACCATGCATCGAAAGCCGCGGCGCCGCCCCATCCATATCCTCCTGACCGCGCTGGTGATCGTCGGTTTGGCCGGGGTGAGCCTTCTGCTCGGATCCCAGAAAAACCTCCAACCCCAGCATTACGTCCAGCTGGCGATCGACGGCGTGCGCGCCGGGTCGATCTACGCCCTGATGGCGCTCGGATTCGTCGTCGTCTACAGCGTCACCGGAATCATCAATTTCGCCCAAGGCGAATTCGTGATGCTGGGCGCGATGATCTGCCTGACCGTCAACGACCTGAACCTCCCCCTGCCGCCGGCGCCCAAGCTGGCGGCCGCCGTCGCGTCCGGGGTGCTGGTCACCACGCTGATCGGCGCGGCGATGGAGCGGCTGACGATCCACCCGGCCCGCCGCTCGCCGCCCGTCACGCTGATCATCATCACCATCGGCGTCACGATCACCCTGCGGGCGGCGGCCCTGCTCGTCTGGGGGGCCGATCCGCACGTCCTGCCCTCCTTCACCACCTTCGCCCTCGAAGATAAACTCTTCCGCCTCGGGCCGATATTGATCCAGGCCCAGAGTCTGTGGATCTGGGGCACCCTGGCAGTGATCCTGGTTCTGCTGTACTTCTTTCTCGAACGCACCCTGGCCGGCAAAGCCCTGCGGGCCTGCGCCGTCAACCGGCGCGCCGCCCAGCTAATGGGAATTAACCCGGACCGCATGTCGCTGTTGTCGTTCGCGCTGGCGGCCTTGCTCGGCGCGGTCGGCGGGATCGTCCTGGGCCCGGTCACCCGCCCGATTTACGACATGGGCGTGATGCTCGGCCTGCGCGGATTCGTCGCCGCGATCATCGGCGGCCTGGTCAGCGTTCCGGGAGCCGTCGTGGGCGGGCTGCTGCTCGGCGTGGTGGAGAACATCGCCGCCGGCGTAACCGATCCCGCC
It includes:
- a CDS encoding cysteine hydrolase is translated as MKPALLVIDVQKKFFGGNARLAEELREASEYINAAIDLFRKKGFPVVCIQHTDPDNDLVAGQPGFDVPEILKILPGDLHIHKTYSNSFTKTGLAEKLRGLGADTIVVTGFAAEYCVLAAARGAEDHDFTAVILRDSIIGGRPGNAKLIESICNIVSYDALEKFLE
- a CDS encoding glycosyltransferase; this translates as MNVTIGTVGSRGDIQPLLALALGLQRAGHRVRLVAQRDLEDWIRPYGAAVHPMQFSVREFMSRPDVVALFKSRNMPRQLRTIRRVLDTLVGGVLDETLQAAQGADFLILPITECGGVDIATQGRIPMAYASLQPMYPPTRAFPSFFLPLRFSSNARINRLTYSAFLRMAWPFLGGSFNRWRADRFGLPPWRTMREMLEARRGFGTPWLFAFSPSVVPKPPDWEDFHHITGYWFLDALRIGGRRTGLCDFSKAVRRRCISASGACATRIRRARHERRCARSASPGSGAWSPPAGAGSPGWKPAPKFSSSTTFRTAGFFRAWPPLCITAARAPPARFFVPARRV
- a CDS encoding SDR family oxidoreductase, whose protein sequence is MAASPLQGKTALVTGASSGLGADFARELADRGCNLILAARRADKLEALRDEIRGRNGVRAETAVTDLSAPDAPQELYDRIRSENLTVDVLVNNAGYALYGEFRSADWAVCRRMLELDVVALTHLTRLFAADMAERRFGYILKVASNGAFQPTPLYAAYCAAKSYVLYFGEALHHELRPHGVGVTVLCPGPTRTEFFEVAGQSLTLYQRLTMMNSPDVARIGIRAMLRKRSCVVAGPLNAAVAGLAPLLPRQFMAGMAARLMR
- a CDS encoding PLP-dependent aminotransferase family protein; the protein is MPTPWQQRFAQNAKSTQSSAIRELFKVTANPEVISFGGGLPAPEVFPIEEFKTACEKVLTADGPKALQYSNSEGYAPLREMIARQMDAFGLKLTTENILITTGTQQSIDLISKMLINNAERILVEDPTFLGALQVFSVFGARYIAVPIDADGIQTELLPEAFRAGPRFMYIIPTFQNPGGVTLSLKRRETLIALSDQYGIPILEDDPYCALRFEGETLPPLIALDAKRLGTADGYPAGNVMYCGSFSKTLAPGLRLAWIAAPPEAIAKLVQIKQGADLHTPIFVQMAAYECLRDGFLERHIQKIRDVYRDRRNVMLAAMEQHFPKGMEWTRPEGGLFLWAKLPEGMASIELLRTAIKMNVAFVPGNSFFSVDDKAGERYFRLNFSNMKPERIQEGIQRLGGAISEAMKS
- a CDS encoding ABC transporter substrate-binding protein; translated protein: MSSKRIVKLIPICILALAVLGGCGAAGSKEGSVYKIGFSSAATGNYASLGLPEAKTAEMIQKQINDQGGITGPDGVKHEVEIIILDDANEADKAVSNVTRLITEDEVIAVVSSTGSGTSVAQIPVCEENETPCVSMASAATITTNPDTGAEYKWMFKTPQTNGHAGEWQAAYLKAKGVKNICILSTNDGYGKDCLANYKATAEAAGLTVVYEGNYAATDTEFSAQMAGVQASGCEAVEIGSTPPVASLATIAVRNALPDLPVTLGHGVCNQSYITTAGQAADGAVFPCGKVTVVDQLPDSDPQKAVLTKYIADYTEFTGGEAVSTFGGHGWDALEMIVDALESLKDGMSLKDQRAAVRDYLENKVVDWPGISGTFTMSPSDHTGLTKESLLFVTVRDGKWVAFPEADW
- a CDS encoding branched-chain amino acid ABC transporter permease codes for the protein MHRKPRRRPIHILLTALVIVGLAGVSLLLGSQKNLQPQHYVQLAIDGVRAGSIYALMALGFVVVYSVTGIINFAQGEFVMLGAMICLTVNDLNLPLPPAPKLAAAVASGVLVTTLIGAAMERLTIHPARRSPPVTLIIITIGVTITLRAAALLVWGADPHVLPSFTTFALEDKLFRLGPILIQAQSLWIWGTLAVILVLLYFFLERTLAGKALRACAVNRRAAQLMGINPDRMSLLSFALAALLGAVGGIVLGPVTRPIYDMGVMLGLRGFVAAIIGGLVSVPGAVVGGLLLGVVENIAAGVTDPALKSAVSFIILIVLLLFRPQGIVGGGEKPAEEL